The sequence GGGCAGGTCGACGACGATGAGCCCGTCGACGCCGGCGTCCTTTGCCTCGGCGAGGAAGCGGTCGACGCCGTACTGGTAGATCGGGTTGAAATAGCCCATCAGGATCACGGGCGTGTCCGCGTCCTCGGCGCGAAAGCGGCGCACCAGCTCCAGCGTTCCCGCCGTGGTCTGGCCCTTGCGGAGCGCGCGCAGGCCCGCCGCCTGGATCGCCGGGCCGTCGGCCATCGGGTCGGTGAAGGGCAGGCCGAACTCGAGGATGTCGGCGCCGGCCTTCGGCAGCGCCCTCAGGATCTCGAGCGAGGTCTCCGGGTCCGGGTCTCCGGCCATGACGTAGGTGACGAGGGCGGCGCGGCCTTCCGAACGGCAGCGGGCGAAACGGGCTTCGATGCGGGCGGTCATGACGGGTCCGGTGGGTTGTCGGGCGAGGGGGCGATGCGGCGCTCGACGCCGTCGATGCGGGCGTGCGCGTGGAGCGCGGAGCGGGTGGCGTCGAGGACGTTCTGCTCGACGCGGCTCATGACGGTGTGGAGGGTCCGCATCTGCGTCTCGAGCCGGTCCATCCGGTGCTCGACCTCGTCGAAGCGGCGTCCCACGGCGGCGAAGCGCTCGTTCATCTCCCGGCGCAGCTCTTCGGAGCGGTCGTGGATGCGAATCTCCAGCCCGTCGATCCGGGCGTCCATGGCTCGAAAGCCCACTCGGACCTCGCCGACGACGTCCCCGGCCACGCCCGCGAGGCGATCCACCTGCCCGATGACAGTCGACACGTGCCGACCCAGCTGATCCATCGCGCCGGTGAGTTCCCGCAACGTCTGCTCGGACCCGTTCGCCATCGTCATCCCCCCTTCGTCACCCGACGACGGAGGATCGCGCAGAAGACGAAGTTGCGAAAGGCTGCGCTCACAACCCGCCCCGCAGGTGCTCGGCGACCGTGAAGATGTCCTTGTCGCCGCGGCCGCACAAGTTGATCACCATCAGGTGGTCGCGCGGCTTGTCGGCGGCGATCTCCACCGCCCGGGCGATGGCGTGGGAGGGCTCGAGCGCGGGGATGATGCCCTCGAGCTTCGAGATCAGCTGGAAGGCGGCGAGCGCCTCCTGGTCGGTGGCGGACATGTAGGTCACGCGGCCGACATCGGCGAGCCAGGAATGCTCCGGGCCGATGCCGGGATAGTCGAGGCCCGCCGAGATCGAATGCGCCTCGGTGATCTGGCCGTCGCCGTCCATGAGGAGGTAGGTGCGGTTGCCGTGCAGGACGCCGGGCTTGCCGCCGGTGATCGAGGCCGCGTGCTCGCCGGTCTCGATGCCGCGCCCGGCCGCCTCGACGCCGTAGATCTCGACGCCCTCGTCGTCGAGGAACGGGTGGAACAGGCCGATGGCGTTCGACCCGCCGCCGATGGCGGCGATGAGGGAATCCGGCAGGCGGCCTTCCGCCTCCTGCATCTGCCAGCGCACCTCGTCGCCGATGACGCACTGGAAGTCGCGCACCATGGCGGGGTAGGGGTGGGGGCCGGCCACGGTGCCGATGCAGTAGAACGTCGTCTCGACGTTGGTCACCCAGTCGCGCAGCGCCTCGTTCATCGCGTCCTTGAGCGTCTTCGAGCCGGAATGGCAGGGCACGACGGTGGCGCCGAGCATCTCCATGCGGAAGACGTTGGGGCGCTGCCGCTCGACGTCGACGGCGCCCATGTAGACGATGCATTCGAGGCCGAAGCGCGCGCACAGCGTCGCGGTCGCGACGCCGTGCTGGCCGGCGCCGGTCTCGGCGATGATCCGCTTCTTGCCCATGCGCCGGGCGAGCAGGATCTGGCCGAGCACGTTGTTCACCTTGTGCGCGCCGGTGTGGTTGAGCTCGTCGCGCTTGAGGTAGATCTTGGCGCCCTTGTCCGCGCCCGCGGTCTCGCGGACGTGCTCGGTCAGCCGCTCGGCGTAGTAGAGCGGGCTCGGCCGGCCGACATAGTGCTTGGCGTAGGACCGCAGCTCGCGCTCGAACTCCGGGTCGGCCTTGGCCGCTTCGTAGGCCGCCTCGAGCTCGAGGATGTTCGGCATCAGCGTCTCGGCGACGAAGCGGCCGCCGAACATGCCGAAATGCCCGGTCTCGTCGGGTCCGTTGCGGAAGGAATTGGGCTTCTGCGGAGCGGTCACGGCGTGTCTGCCTCGTCGAGCGTGCGCCAGGCGGCGCGGGCGGCGGCCGTGAAGGCCGCGATGGCGATCGGGTCCTTGACCCCCGGCGCGGATTCCACCCCGGAGGAGACGTCGACGGCGCGCATGCGGGTCGCCGCGATCGCCGCCCCGACATTCCCCGGGGTGAGCCCACCTGACAGCATGGCCGGGCGTCCCGGGTCAAGGGCCGCGACGAGGCGCCAGTCGAAGGAGAGGCCGTTGCCGCCGGGCAGCGCGTCCGTGGTCTTCGGCGGCTTGGCGTCGAACAGGAGCCGGTCGCAGACGGCGGCGTAGGGCGGCACGCGGGCGAGATCCGCCTCCTCGGCGATGCCGACCGCCTTCATCACGGGCGTCCCGAAGCGCTCCCGGATGGCGGCGACGCGCTCCGGCGGCTCCTTGCCGTGAAGCTGGATCAGGTCCGGGCGCACGCGCTCGGCGAGCGCGGCGAGGAGCTCGTCGTCCGGATCGACGACGAGCGCGACGATCTCCGCCCGACCGCGGGCCCGCTCCGCCAGGTCGGCGGCGGCGTCCACCTCGACGTGCCGCGGGCTCCTGGGGAAATGCACGAGCCCGACCATGTCGGCGCCCGCCGCGAGCGCCGCATCCAGCGTCTCGGGCGTCTTCAGGCCGCAGATCTTGACGAGGCCGGAGCGTGTCATGCGGACCGGCTTACGGCAGGGGCGGGGACTTGTGAAGGGGGCGGGCGGTCGCGGGGGACGCTTGAGGCCGACGCGTGATGAAGGCCCTATCTCAAATTGTAAAACAGATAGAATGCGAGCGAGGCTTGACCTGCGCATCGATCGGCGGCACGTTGCGCGAAATTCCTCGAGACGCGCATTCCCGGTTTCTCCAGGCGGCGAACGAGGCGAAACGCTGGAGAGGCGCGCCCATGAAGAGCAAGGCACTGGCGACAACGCCCGCCAAAATCGGGCCCGCTTTGGCTGTGATCGGAGCCGTGAGCGTCTTCACTGTGACGCTGGGGATAAACTATCCGTATCTCACGGTGCTCCTGAAGGCGAGGGGGTTCTCCACCTCGTTCGTCGGGCTCAACGCGGCGATGATTCCGATCGGACTCGTCGTCGGCAGCCTGCTGACGCCCCGCATCGCCCTGGTGACGGGGCCGTACGTCCTGTCGCTCTGCTCGATCACCGCCTCGTTCGCGACCCTCGCCGCCCTCTACGCCTGGTACGCCGTCGCCGACGATGCGATGCTCCCGTTCCTGCTGATGCCGCTTTGCATCTCGCTCGGCATCTTCATCAATGGGCTCTTCGTCGTCGGCGAAGCCTGGATCAACAGGCTGGCGCCCGATGCGGCGCGGGGGCGGATCCTTGGCGTCTATACGACCGCGCTGATCGCCGGCTACGGCGTCGGGCCGATCCTCCTGTCGCTCGCCGCAGGCGACGCGCTGGTGATCCAGGCGACGAGCCTGGGCCTGCTCGTCGCCGCAGCGCTGCCGCTACTGGCCTTCCGCTCGACGATCTCCGGCCTCACTTTCGCGCCCGAGCCCGGGTCGGACGGCGGCGCACGCGACATGCTGCGCTTCGCGCTGATGGCGCCCTACCTCGTCCTGTGCTTCGCCAGCATCGCCTTCTTCGACAACGTCGCCATGTCGATGAAGCCGATCTTCGGCAGCGCGCGCGGGCTCGAGGTCGCCGAGGCCAGCCGCGTGCTGGGCGCGATCATCATCGGCGGAGCCTGCTTCCAGCCGCTGATCGGGGCGCTCGCCGACAGGTTCCCCAATCGCCGGGTCGTTCTCGTGTTCTCCATCGCGACGGTGCTGCTCTCGGTGCCGATGGCACGGATCGAATCGGCGACGCTGCTGACCGTACTCGCGTTCGTCTGGGGCGGCGTGGCGTTCGCGACGTACACGATGGCGCTAAAGGAGCTGGGGGACCGCTACACCGGCGCCCCGCTGCTGACCGGCAGCGCCGTCCTGGCGCTCACCTGGGGGCTCACCACCATCGTCGGCCTGCCGCTGACCGGCCTCCTCCTCGACGGAACGAGCCCGCTGTACCTGCCGATGATTCTGGTCGTGCTGTACGTCCCACTCATCCTGGCGAGCTTGAGGCGTTGAGCGAATCGCTCTCCCCTCCCGTGTTGCCCCCGCCCCGCCCTCTCGCCTATTCCTCTCCCGGGGGGGCGCACCCGCTTCCCCGCCTCGCGCGTTGAGAGGACATGAGACCCGTCCCGCATCCCCTCCTCGTCGCCGATGTCGGCGGCACCAACGCCCGCTTCTCGCTCGCCGAGGAGCCGGGGGCGGCGCTCGCGCCCGTATGCCGGCTGCGCACGAAGGAGACGCCGACGGCCTACGACGCCATCGAGCAGGCGCTCTCCGCGAGCCCCGTGCGGGCGAAGAGCGTGATCCTGTGCGCCGCGGGGCCGGTGCTCGGGCGCGAGGCGCGGCTGACCAACGCGCAATGGACCTTCGACGGGGCCGACCTCGCCCGGCATTTCGACCTCGCGCAGGGGCTTCTCCTCAACGATTTCGAGGCGGCCGCCCTGGCGCTCGCCGTGCTCGAGCCCTCCGACGTGCGGCCCATCGGCCGGCCGGTGCCGCCGGGCGGGGGGCCGAAGCTCGTGCTCGGTCCGGGCACGGGGCTCGGCATGGCGGCGCTCGTCGTCGTCGGCGGGCGCGCGGCGCCGCTGCCGGGCGAGGCGGGGCATATCGGCTTCGGGCCGCTGGACGAGGAGGACGTGCCCGTCTTCGCGCGGATCGAGCGGCATTTCGGCCGGCTCACGCCGGAGACGATCCTGTCCGGGCCCGGCATGCTGCGGCTCCACCGGGCGCTCGCCCCCGATTTCGGCCGCGACCCGGCGGCGGTGGAGGACGACCCGCCCGAGCTCGTCGCCCGCGCCCACGGCGCCTGCCCGCATTGCGCGGCGACCGTGCAGCATTTCCTCAAGCACCTCGCGCGCTTCTGCGGCGACATGGGCATCCTGTTCTCGGCCACCGGCGGCGTCGTCATCCGCGGGGGCGTGACGAACTCGATCGCCCCGCTCGCCGACGAGGACCTGTTCCGCGCCCGCTTCGACGACAAGGCCCCCGTCGAGGCGCTCGCCCGCGCCGTGCCCCTGTCGCTCCTGCCCTCCGACGCCGTGATCCTGCGCGCCATGGCGGCGGTGGGGGCCGACCCGGACCGCTTCGTGATCGACTACGCGGCGCGGTATTGGCGGGTGTGAGGAGCCGGCCCGCGGTTCTTGACAGGCTTTGCCAAAGGCGCTGTCATCCTGGCTCGGAGGACCCGATGGCGACCATGAACGTATCCCTGCCCGATCCGATGAAGGACTGGGTCGAAGCGCAGGCGCGCGGCGGTCGCTACGCGAACGCGAGCGACTATGTCCGTGACCTCATCCGGCGCGATCAGGAGCGGCAGGCCAAGATCGCGGCGATGCAGGAGCTCGTCCGGGAGGGGTTGGAGAGCGGCGTCGGCGACCGCTCCATCGAGGAGCTGATCGCGGCCGCCCGCGATCCATCCACGCCTGGAGACTGAGCGCCGATGGCTTGGCGTCTGTCGCGTGCGGCGGAGGATGACGTCGTCCGCATTCATCGCCACAGCGCGAGCTTGTTCGGATACGACCACGCCGACGCCTATGTCCGCGGGCTCGAAGCGATCTTTCGCTTCCTCTGCGAAAATCCGAGAGCCGCGCGCGAGCGCCTGGAGATCGAGCCTCCCGTTCGCGTCCACCCCTACAGCGCGCACGTCGTCATCTATGTCCTGGACGCCGACGGCGTGCTGATCGTCCGCATCCGCCACGCCCGCGAGGATTGGCTGAGCGATCCCGATTGAGGCAGGATCTCGGAAGCCGAAATCCCCCGTCACCCGGCTTGCATCCCCCGTCCCGCCGGTCCATATACGGAACCGGGAGGTTGGCGAGGGACGTCTCGCTCGCCAACCGGGTCAGGTCCGGAAGGAAGCAGCCCTAACGAGACCGAACGGGTTCTCGACCAGCCTCCCACCTCTTTCTCTCCGCGCGGCTCGCACGCGTCTCGCGCCATCTCCGCCAGCGCCGCGAAGACGACGAGACGATGACCGACGACACGCAGACCGAGACGCTTCCCCCCGCGGCCGACGAGCCGGCCTTTCCCGGCCTCGAGCCCGCGCCGACGGTGAACGCGTCCGCCGCGCCCGCGCCCTACCGCGTCCTCGCCCGCAAGTACCGTCCGCGCTCCTTCGACGACCTGATCGGCCAGGAAGCGATGGTGCGCACGCTCTCGAACGCCTTCGCCACCGGGCGCATCCCCCAGGCCTGGATGCTCACCGGCGTGCGCGGCGTCGGCAAGACGACGACGGCGCGCATTTTGGCGCGTGGCCTCAACTACGAGCCCGAGGACGGCGGGGGCGGCCCGACCATCGACCTGAAGGCGATGGGCCGCCATTGCGAGGCGATCGTCGAGGGCCGGCACATCGACGTGCTGGAGATCGACGCGGCCTCCAACAACGGCGTCGAGAACATCCGCCAGATCTCGGACGCGGTGCGCTATTCGCCGGTGTCGGCCCGCTACAAGGTCTACATCGTCGACGAGGTGCACATGCTCTCGAACGCGGCCTTCAACGCGTTCCTGAAGACGCTGGAGGAGCCGCCGCCGCACGCGAAGTTCGTCTTCGCCACGACCGAGATCCACAAGGTCCCCGTCACCATCCTCTCGCGCTGCCAGCGCTTCGACCTCAAGCGCGTGCCGGGCGACACCCTGGTCGCGCATCTCGGCAAGATCTGCGGGCTCGAGGGCGTGGAGGCGCAGCCCGAGGCGCTCACCGCCATCGCGCGCGCGGCGGAGGGCTCGGTGCGCGATTCGCTCTCGCTGCTCGACCAGGCCATCGCGCACGGGGCGGGGGTGGTCACGGCCGAGACGGTGCGGGACATGCTGGGCCTCGCCGACCGCGCCAAGATCATCGACCTGTTCGAGGCGGTGATGAAGGGCGACGTCGCCTCCGCCTTCGCGCAGCTGCGCGACCAGTACGACAACGGCGCCGATCCGGCCATGGTGCTCCAGGAGCTCGCCGGGTTCACGCACCTGACGACGCGCATGAAGCTCGTCCCCCAGGCCGACCAGGACCCGACGCTCTCGCAGGAGGAGCGCACCCGCGCCGCGGATTTCGCGGGGCGGCTGTCGGTGCGCGTGCTGTCGCGGGCCTGGCAGATCCTGCTCAAGGCGATCCCGGAAGTCTCGCAGGCGCCCCGGCCCATGCCGGCGGCCGAGATGGCGCTCGTGCGCCTCGCCTACGCCGCCGATCTGCCGACGCCGGACGAGGCCCTGCGCATGCTGAAGGACGGCTCGGGCGCGATCGCCGCCGGCGGCGGCGCGCCGGCGCCCTCCTCGGGCGGCAGCGCGAGCGGCGCGGGACCGAGCGCCATGCGCGACGCGCCGCCGCCGGCGCGCGAGGCCGCCATCGGCGGCGGCGGCGGGCGCGCGCCGCTGCCCGCGGCGAAGGCGCTCCTCTCCGCCGTCCCCTCGCAGCCACGGCCCGAGCCGAGCGCCGCGCCCGCCCCGCGCCCGGCCGCGGCGGCGCAGGCAGCCCCCGCAATCCGGCTCGCGCGGTTCGAGGACCTCGTCGCCTTCGTCGGCGAGCGTCGCGACATCGGCCTCAAGCGCGCCCTCGAATGCGACGTGCGCCTCGTCCACTACGAGGACGGCCGGCTCGAGTTCGCTCTCGCCGACAGCGGCCGGCGCGACCTGCCCAACGAGATCTCC comes from Salinarimonas sp. and encodes:
- the trpB gene encoding tryptophan synthase subunit beta, which encodes MFGGRFVAETLMPNILELEAAYEAAKADPEFERELRSYAKHYVGRPSPLYYAERLTEHVRETAGADKGAKIYLKRDELNHTGAHKVNNVLGQILLARRMGKKRIIAETGAGQHGVATATLCARFGLECIVYMGAVDVERQRPNVFRMEMLGATVVPCHSGSKTLKDAMNEALRDWVTNVETTFYCIGTVAGPHPYPAMVRDFQCVIGDEVRWQMQEAEGRLPDSLIAAIGGGSNAIGLFHPFLDDEGVEIYGVEAAGRGIETGEHAASITGGKPGVLHGNRTYLLMDGDGQITEAHSISAGLDYPGIGPEHSWLADVGRVTYMSATDQEALAAFQLISKLEGIIPALEPSHAIARAVEIAADKPRDHLMVINLCGRGDKDIFTVAEHLRGGL
- a CDS encoding phosphoribosylanthranilate isomerase, which codes for MTRSGLVKICGLKTPETLDAALAAGADMVGLVHFPRSPRHVEVDAAADLAERARGRAEIVALVVDPDDELLAALAERVRPDLIQLHGKEPPERVAAIRERFGTPVMKAVGIAEEADLARVPPYAAVCDRLLFDAKPPKTTDALPGGNGLSFDWRLVAALDPGRPAMLSGGLTPGNVGAAIAATRMRAVDVSSGVESAPGVKDPIAIAAFTAAARAAWRTLDEADTP
- a CDS encoding MFS transporter, with the translated sequence MKSKALATTPAKIGPALAVIGAVSVFTVTLGINYPYLTVLLKARGFSTSFVGLNAAMIPIGLVVGSLLTPRIALVTGPYVLSLCSITASFATLAALYAWYAVADDAMLPFLLMPLCISLGIFINGLFVVGEAWINRLAPDAARGRILGVYTTALIAGYGVGPILLSLAAGDALVIQATSLGLLVAAALPLLAFRSTISGLTFAPEPGSDGGARDMLRFALMAPYLVLCFASIAFFDNVAMSMKPIFGSARGLEVAEASRVLGAIIIGGACFQPLIGALADRFPNRRVVLVFSIATVLLSVPMARIESATLLTVLAFVWGGVAFATYTMALKELGDRYTGAPLLTGSAVLALTWGLTTIVGLPLTGLLLDGTSPLYLPMILVVLYVPLILASLRR
- a CDS encoding glucokinase, which codes for MRPVPHPLLVADVGGTNARFSLAEEPGAALAPVCRLRTKETPTAYDAIEQALSASPVRAKSVILCAAGPVLGREARLTNAQWTFDGADLARHFDLAQGLLLNDFEAAALALAVLEPSDVRPIGRPVPPGGGPKLVLGPGTGLGMAALVVVGGRAAPLPGEAGHIGFGPLDEEDVPVFARIERHFGRLTPETILSGPGMLRLHRALAPDFGRDPAAVEDDPPELVARAHGACPHCAATVQHFLKHLARFCGDMGILFSATGGVVIRGGVTNSIAPLADEDLFRARFDDKAPVEALARAVPLSLLPSDAVILRAMAAVGADPDRFVIDYAARYWRV
- a CDS encoding type II toxin-antitoxin system ParD family antitoxin, producing the protein MATMNVSLPDPMKDWVEAQARGGRYANASDYVRDLIRRDQERQAKIAAMQELVREGLESGVGDRSIEELIAAARDPSTPGD
- a CDS encoding type II toxin-antitoxin system RelE/ParE family toxin, producing the protein MAWRLSRAAEDDVVRIHRHSASLFGYDHADAYVRGLEAIFRFLCENPRAARERLEIEPPVRVHPYSAHVVIYVLDADGVLIVRIRHAREDWLSDPD
- a CDS encoding DNA polymerase III subunit gamma/tau, which produces MTDDTQTETLPPAADEPAFPGLEPAPTVNASAAPAPYRVLARKYRPRSFDDLIGQEAMVRTLSNAFATGRIPQAWMLTGVRGVGKTTTARILARGLNYEPEDGGGGPTIDLKAMGRHCEAIVEGRHIDVLEIDAASNNGVENIRQISDAVRYSPVSARYKVYIVDEVHMLSNAAFNAFLKTLEEPPPHAKFVFATTEIHKVPVTILSRCQRFDLKRVPGDTLVAHLGKICGLEGVEAQPEALTAIARAAEGSVRDSLSLLDQAIAHGAGVVTAETVRDMLGLADRAKIIDLFEAVMKGDVASAFAQLRDQYDNGADPAMVLQELAGFTHLTTRMKLVPQADQDPTLSQEERTRAADFAGRLSVRVLSRAWQILLKAIPEVSQAPRPMPAAEMALVRLAYAADLPTPDEALRMLKDGSGAIAAGGGAPAPSSGGSASGAGPSAMRDAPPPAREAAIGGGGGRAPLPAAKALLSAVPSQPRPEPSAAPAPRPAAAAQAAPAIRLARFEDLVAFVGERRDIGLKRALECDVRLVHYEDGRLEFALADSGRRDLPNEISRKLAELTGKRWMVALSREEGAPPLAEVAAEAARERKRDAANHPLVQSILSRFPGAQIVDVRERAPAEDAPVADGISEAAEPMAPPPEDDDEL